The following coding sequences lie in one Primulina huaijiensis isolate GDHJ02 chromosome 2, ASM1229523v2, whole genome shotgun sequence genomic window:
- the LOC140961153 gene encoding uncharacterized protein, translating to MMLKRQESSLSSSRRLAATTPPLQENRHAKPIGCMSGIFQLFSKYQNSSKRLTFGRKREKCRPTSPAKDRDKSIKDPLSSAKEDKTGSQNLGLSLEINLPRSPSIPPEIRLPNVAVKSPENPRTPSSVVERLMGLGDMNTSVKRSALEETDTISEKRRQLIRALEKCNEDLDGLRRIIRAVQANDVPLQPPSPVAAKRDLPGSGDEDSCENPCMEKWRRRGS from the exons ATGATGCTAAAGAGACAGGAGAGTTCACTCTCCTCGTCCCGCCGCCTCGCCGCCACCACCCCACCATTGCAGGAAAATCGCCATGCGAAACCCATCGGCTGCATGTCGGGCATTTTTCAGCTCTTCTCCAAGTACCAGAATTCCAGCAAACGACTCACTTTTG GAAGGAAACGAGAGAAATGTAGGCCAACTTCTCCAGCAAAAGACAGAGACAAGTCCATAAAGGATCCTCTTTCCTCGGCCAAAGAAGACAAAACCGGAAGCCAAAATCTTGGATTATCGCTCGAAATTAACTTGCCGAGAAGTCCATCAATTCCGCCTGAGATCCGGCTGCCGAACGTCGCAGTGAAATCGCCGGAAAATCCTAGAACTCCGTCCTCCGTGGTGGAAAGGTTGATGGGTTTGGGGGATATGAATACTTCCGTGAAAAGGTCGGCACTGGAGGAAACAGATACCATTTCGGAGAAGAGACGGCAGCTGATACGAGCTTTGGAAAAATGTAATGAGGATTTAGACGGGTTGAGGAGGATCATCCGCGCGGTGCAAGCAAATGATGTGCCTCTGCAGCCTCCATCGCCGGTTGCGGCGAAGAGGGATCTTCCTGGCAGCGGAGACGAAGACTCGTGTGAGAATCCGTGCATGGAAAAATGGCGCCGCCGTGGGAGCTGA
- the LOC140971265 gene encoding calmodulin, translated as MADQLTDDQISEFKEAFSLFDKDGDGCITTKELGTVMRSLGQNPTEAELQDMINEVDADGNGTIDFPEFLNLMARKMKDTDSEEELKEAFRVFDKDQNGFISAAELRHVMTNLGEKLTDEEVDEMIREADVDGDGQINYDEFVKVMMAK; from the exons ATGGCGGATCAATTGACCGATGACCAGATCTCCGAGTTCAAGGAGGCTTTCAGCCTTTTCGACAAGGATGGCGATG GTTGCATCACGACAAAGGAGCTTGGTACCGTGATGAGATCCCTGGGGCAGAATCCTACAGAGGCTGAGCTTCAAGATATGATTAACGAGGTGGATGCTGACGGTAATGGAACCATTGACTTTCCGGAGTTCTTGAATCTCATGGCTAGGAAGATGAAGGACACCGATTCTGAGGAGGAGCTAAAAGAAGCGTTTCGAGTTTTCGACAAGGATCAGAATGGTTTCATCTCTGCTGCTGAGCTCCGTCATGTCATGACGAACCTCGGTGAGAAGCTGACTGACGAGGAGGTGGATGAGATGATCCGGGAGGCAGATGTCGATGGCGATGGCCaaattaattatgatgaatTCGTGAAAGTTATGATGGCCAAGTGA